A stretch of the Macaca mulatta isolate MMU2019108-1 chromosome 16, T2T-MMU8v2.0, whole genome shotgun sequence genome encodes the following:
- the PHOSPHO1 gene encoding phosphoethanolamine/phosphocholine phosphatase isoform X2: MSGCFPVSGLRCLSRDGGMAAQGAPRFLLTFDFDETIVDENSDDSIVRAAPGQRLPESLRATYREGFYNEYMQRVFKYLGEQGVRPRDLRAIYEAIPLSPGMGDLLQFVAKQGACFEVILISDANTFGVESALRAAGHHSLFRRILSNPSGPDARGLLALRPFHTHSCTRCPANMCKHKVLSDYLRERAHDGVHFERLFYVGDGANDFCPMGLLAGGDVAFPRRGYPMHRLIQEAQKAEPSSFRASVVPWETAADVRLHLQQVLKSC, from the exons ATGAGTGGCTGTTTTCCAGTTTCTGGCCTCCGCTGCCTATCTAGG GACGGCGGGATGGCTGCGCAGGGTGCGCCGCGCTTCCTCCTGACCTTCGACTTCGACGAGACTATCGTGGACGAAAACAGCGACGATTCCATTGTGCGCGCCGCGCCAGGCCAGCGGCTCCCGGAGAGCCTGCGAGCCACCTACCGCGAGGGCTTTTACAACGAGTACATGCAGCGCGTCTTCAAGTACCTGGGCGAGCAGGGTGTGCGACCGCGGGACTTGCGTGCCATCTACGAAGCCATCCCTTTGTCGCCAGGCATGGGCGACCTGCTGCAGTTTGTGGCTAAACAGGGCGCCTGCTTCGAGGTGATTCTCATCTCCGATGCCAACACCTTTGGCGTGGAGAGCGCGCTGCGCGCCGCCGGCCACCACAGCCTGTTCCGCCGTATCCTCAGCAACCCATCAGGGCCGGATGCGCGGGGACTGCTGGCTCTGCGGCCGTTCCACACACACAGCTGCACGCGATGCCCCGCCAACATGTGCAAGCACAAGGTGCTCAGCGACTACCTGCGCGAGCGGGCCCACGATGGCGTGCACTTCGAGCGCCTCTTCTACGTGGGCGACGGCGCCAACGACTTCTGCCCCATGGGGCTGCTGGCGGGCGGCGACGTGGCCTTCCCACGCCGCGGCTACCCCATGCACCGCCTCATTCAGGAGGCCCAGAAGGCCGAGCCCAGCTCGTTCCGTGCCAGCGTGGTGCCCTGGGAAACGGCCGCCGACGTGCGCCTCCACCTGCAACAGGTGCTGAAGTCGTGCTGA
- the PHOSPHO1 gene encoding phosphoethanolamine/phosphocholine phosphatase isoform X3, with protein sequence MAAQGAPRFLLTFDFDETIVDENSDDSIVRAAPGQRLPESLRATYREGFYNEYMQRVFKYLGEQGVRPRDLRAIYEAIPLSPGMGDLLQFVAKQGACFEVILISDANTFGVESALRAAGHHSLFRRILSNPSGPDARGLLALRPFHTHSCTRCPANMCKHKVLSDYLRERAHDGVHFERLFYVGDGANDFCPMGLLAGGDVAFPRRGYPMHRLIQEAQKAEPSSFRASVVPWETAADVRLHLQQVLKSC encoded by the coding sequence ATGGCTGCGCAGGGTGCGCCGCGCTTCCTCCTGACCTTCGACTTCGACGAGACTATCGTGGACGAAAACAGCGACGATTCCATTGTGCGCGCCGCGCCAGGCCAGCGGCTCCCGGAGAGCCTGCGAGCCACCTACCGCGAGGGCTTTTACAACGAGTACATGCAGCGCGTCTTCAAGTACCTGGGCGAGCAGGGTGTGCGACCGCGGGACTTGCGTGCCATCTACGAAGCCATCCCTTTGTCGCCAGGCATGGGCGACCTGCTGCAGTTTGTGGCTAAACAGGGCGCCTGCTTCGAGGTGATTCTCATCTCCGATGCCAACACCTTTGGCGTGGAGAGCGCGCTGCGCGCCGCCGGCCACCACAGCCTGTTCCGCCGTATCCTCAGCAACCCATCAGGGCCGGATGCGCGGGGACTGCTGGCTCTGCGGCCGTTCCACACACACAGCTGCACGCGATGCCCCGCCAACATGTGCAAGCACAAGGTGCTCAGCGACTACCTGCGCGAGCGGGCCCACGATGGCGTGCACTTCGAGCGCCTCTTCTACGTGGGCGACGGCGCCAACGACTTCTGCCCCATGGGGCTGCTGGCGGGCGGCGACGTGGCCTTCCCACGCCGCGGCTACCCCATGCACCGCCTCATTCAGGAGGCCCAGAAGGCCGAGCCCAGCTCGTTCCGTGCCAGCGTGGTGCCCTGGGAAACGGCCGCCGACGTGCGCCTCCACCTGCAACAGGTGCTGAAGTCGTGCTGA
- the PHOSPHO1 gene encoding phosphoethanolamine/phosphocholine phosphatase isoform X1, with amino-acid sequence MCQHLWPWPANQPLPGGLLPRPLSLAPSSSSSCCSPPCSQDGGMAAQGAPRFLLTFDFDETIVDENSDDSIVRAAPGQRLPESLRATYREGFYNEYMQRVFKYLGEQGVRPRDLRAIYEAIPLSPGMGDLLQFVAKQGACFEVILISDANTFGVESALRAAGHHSLFRRILSNPSGPDARGLLALRPFHTHSCTRCPANMCKHKVLSDYLRERAHDGVHFERLFYVGDGANDFCPMGLLAGGDVAFPRRGYPMHRLIQEAQKAEPSSFRASVVPWETAADVRLHLQQVLKSC; translated from the coding sequence ATGTGCCAGCACCTCTGGCCGTGGCCCGCTAACCAGCCTCTCCCGGGCGGGCTCCTGCCGCGCCCCCTCTCGcttgctccctcctcctcctcctcctgctgctctccCCCCTGCTCCCAGGACGGCGGGATGGCTGCGCAGGGTGCGCCGCGCTTCCTCCTGACCTTCGACTTCGACGAGACTATCGTGGACGAAAACAGCGACGATTCCATTGTGCGCGCCGCGCCAGGCCAGCGGCTCCCGGAGAGCCTGCGAGCCACCTACCGCGAGGGCTTTTACAACGAGTACATGCAGCGCGTCTTCAAGTACCTGGGCGAGCAGGGTGTGCGACCGCGGGACTTGCGTGCCATCTACGAAGCCATCCCTTTGTCGCCAGGCATGGGCGACCTGCTGCAGTTTGTGGCTAAACAGGGCGCCTGCTTCGAGGTGATTCTCATCTCCGATGCCAACACCTTTGGCGTGGAGAGCGCGCTGCGCGCCGCCGGCCACCACAGCCTGTTCCGCCGTATCCTCAGCAACCCATCAGGGCCGGATGCGCGGGGACTGCTGGCTCTGCGGCCGTTCCACACACACAGCTGCACGCGATGCCCCGCCAACATGTGCAAGCACAAGGTGCTCAGCGACTACCTGCGCGAGCGGGCCCACGATGGCGTGCACTTCGAGCGCCTCTTCTACGTGGGCGACGGCGCCAACGACTTCTGCCCCATGGGGCTGCTGGCGGGCGGCGACGTGGCCTTCCCACGCCGCGGCTACCCCATGCACCGCCTCATTCAGGAGGCCCAGAAGGCCGAGCCCAGCTCGTTCCGTGCCAGCGTGGTGCCCTGGGAAACGGCCGCCGACGTGCGCCTCCACCTGCAACAGGTGCTGAAGTCGTGCTGA